Below is a window of Longimicrobium sp. DNA.
AGTAGTTCCCCGGGTACTCGTTCGGCTCGGTGATGCGGCCCTGCTCGGTGTAGAAGCTCCAGCGCGTGGCGCCGGCGCGGCCCTTCCGGGTGGTGACCAGGATCACGCCGTTGGCCGCCGCGGTGCCGTAGAGCGCCGAGGCCGCCGGCCCCTTGAGGATCTCGATGTTCTCGATGTCCTCGGGGTTGATGTCGTTCAGGCGGTTCGGGGTCTGCCCGCCCACGTCGATGCCGCCGTTGCCGTTGTCGGCGCGGACGCCGTCGATGATGAGCAGCGGGTTGTTGTTGAGCGACACGCTGGCGGAGCCGCGGATGCGGATGCGCGCGCCGGTGCCGGTGGTGCCGCTCGCCTGCAGCACGGTCACGCCCGCGGCGCGGCCCTGCAGCACCTGCGACAGGTCGTTGGTGGCGGCCAGCGGGATGTCTTCCTGCACGTTGATCTTGGGAACGTCGACGCCGACCTCGCGGGCGCGCTGCTGCTCGCCCGTGGCGGTGGCGACCAGGCCCTCCAGCGCGATCGCCCGGGTGGCGAGCGCGAAGTCGAGGGTGGCGGTCTGCCCGGTGGCGACGGTGACCGTCCGCTTGGACGTCTCGCGGCCGAGGGTGGCCGCGGTGACGGTGTAGCTGCCAGCCGGGACGCCGCGGATGCTGTAGCGACCCTGGCTGTCGGTGACGCCGCGGAGCGCGGTGCCCTCCACGGTGACGGTCGCGGACGCGATCGGCTGATTGGTGTCCGCTCCCGTGACACGTCCGGTGATGGTCCCGCCGCCCTGGGCGAACAGGGCGGTCGGCGCGGCGACGAGCGCGACCAGCAGCGCGGACAGCCTACTGAGCCTTCTCATGTGAAGTCCTCCTTGAGGCTGCTAATTGAGAGAGCAGGGAACTGCGCTCTCGGTGGTCGACCTGCGTACGTGCGGGTCCGTCGGGGTGCCTCCTTCCTGGCTGGCGGTGAGGGATCGCGGCGCCGTGACGGGGGCCCCGGACCGCCGCCTCGCGGTCCGGCCCCGCCGCGGCGGCCGCGCGGGACCTGCTCTTTCGGCCGCCCGTCCGGGCGGCGGGGTGGCGATGCACCCCTTAGGAACGTCTATGTGGCTCGGAGGATGACACTTCGCCCGGCGGACGCTTCCCGGCGCCCGGCCGGGGGCGCATAGGATATAGTCGTTCCGACGCGAAAGCGAAAGACCGTTCGTGGCCGGGCCGGGTGGCGGCCGGGTCGAACGTTCGTCCGAGCCCCGCAAAAAACGCGAGCGCCACCCATAATAACGCGGATCTTCCATCGTGCCAGTCCTTTGCTTCTCCTCCGTACACGAATGCGCCGTAACGTGCTGCTACCCGCCCCGGTCGCAGCGGGCGCTCCGGCGCCCGGCGGCGGGGGCGGTTGGCGGAGGGGCGCCGCGTGGTTAGCTTTGGGGCGGCGCGTCTCCGGGCGCGCGGCCCCTCGGACCCGCCGCCCCTCCCCTTCCCCGGAAGCGAATCCCCGTGAGAGCGAGCACCCTTGCCGCGGCCCTCGCCCTGGCGGCGGCCCCGGCCGTCCCGGCGCGGGCGCAGGACGCGGCGCCGGCCCCGGCGCCCGGGCTGCGCCTGGAGATCAACATCCCGGAGAACCGCCTGCGGGTGTTCGAGGGCGACAGCCTCCTGGAGACCTACCGGGTCTCGGTGGGGATGCCGGGGCACGACACGCCCGACGGCGAGTTCGCCATCGACCACGCGGAGTGGAACCCCTGGTGGCGGCCGCCCCCGCGCGACTGGGCGAAGGACGACAGGGTGACGCCGCCGGGGCCGCACAACCCGATGGGGCGGGTGAAGCTCTTCTTCGCGCCGCTCTACTACATCCACGGCACCCCCGACGCCGAGAACATCGGGCGGCCGGCCTCGCACGGGTGCGTGCGGATGCTCAACCGCGACGTGGTGGCGCTGGCGAAGCTCCTCCACGCGCGCCACGGCGGCTCGCTCTCCGAGGCGGAGATCGCGCGGGTGCTGGCGCGCCCCTCCGAGGCGCGCGCCTCGCGCCTGGCGGCGCCGGTTCCGCTCTCCATCCGCTACCAGCCGATCGTGGTGGAGGGCGGCGAGCTGAAGATCTTCCCCGACGTGTACGACCGGCGCCGGGTGCACGGCGAGGGGGTGCGGCAGGCGCTCCTCCAGGCGGGGTACGACGGGTCGTCGATCGGCCGCGAGGAGGTCCGCCGGGTGCTGGAGCGCGCCCGGGCCGGGAAGGGCGTGCTGAGCGTCCCCCTGGCGGAGGCGTTCGCCGGGCTGCGGCGCGCGCCCGGCGCGGCCGCGGAGGCGCTGGGGACGCAGGCCGCCCGCCCCGCCTCCCTCCCCTGACCGCCGTCGCACGACGGGGATCATGGAAGAGAGCGCCCCGGGACCGCGGCCCCCGGGGCGCTCTGCTTTATACACTTCCGAAATCGGCTGCGCATTCCAACGCCACATCAGGAAACGTCATCCTGAGGGAGCGTCCTCGCGAGACTTTCCTCCGCACCAGAGGTTAGACGCGACCGAAGGATCTACTCAACGTGGCTGGAAGCCGGCCATCGCGAGCGGGGCCGGGCACCAGCGGCGCTACGGGGCGGCGTCCAGGCGGCGGAGCTGTTCGACCGCGTTCCGGTTGCCGGGGTCGAGCTGGAGCGAGCGCCGGTAGCTGGCGACGGCGCCCTCGCGGTCGCCCGCCGCGGCCAGCGCCTCGCCCAGGCTGTCGTGCACGTTCGCCGACCGCGGGTACAGCTCCGCGTTCGCCCGGAACAGCGCCACGGCGTCCGCAGCGCGGCCGCGCTCCAGCATGCGGTACCCGAGCACGTTCAGCAGCCGCTCGTCGAAGCGGTCGGCGGGGAGCCGGGCGCGCAACCGCTCGTGCTCCCGCAACGCCGCGGCGGCCCCGCGGGCCGCCGCGACGCGGTCGATCTCCTCGCGCACCAGGCGGCGCGGATCGTCGTGGCGCTCGTAGCCGAGCGAGTCCAGCGGCACGTGCGGGCCGGGGAGCGTAATCGCCAGCAGCGGCCCGGCGATGGAGAGCCCGGTGGTGCTGTTGGCGAGCCAGACCACGCCGCCGCGGCGCGCGGGCGAGAGCATCACGAAGGCGGTGAAGCCCGTGTCCGAGTTGTCGCCCCAGTGCCAGAGCGTGGGCGCCGCGTCCAGCTCTTCCCGCGCCCACCCGAGCCCCCAGGCGACCCGCGGCGCCGCGCGCGCCTGCGCCCTCGCCATCTCCCGCGCCGTTTCGTCCCGCAGCCCCTCCCCGGCGAGGACCGCCGCCGCGAAGCGCGCGTAGTCGGACACGGTGGTGTGCAGGCTCGACGGGGCGCGGGCCGCCGCCGGCCGGCGGGGGGCGCGCGGGATGCGTCCGCCGCCGTGGCCCACGGCCGCGTCGGACGCGAGCCGCTCTTCCCACACGTAGCTGCTGCGCGCCATCCCCAGCGGCTCGAAGACGAGCGTCCGCGCGAGCCGCTCCAGCGGCTGGCCGGTCACGTGCTCCACCACGCGCTGCAGGTACGCGTACCCCTCGCCGGAGTACCGGAACGACGCGCCGGGATCGAACGCCAGCGCG
It encodes the following:
- a CDS encoding L,D-transpeptidase, with the protein product MRASTLAAALALAAAPAVPARAQDAAPAPAPGLRLEINIPENRLRVFEGDSLLETYRVSVGMPGHDTPDGEFAIDHAEWNPWWRPPPRDWAKDDRVTPPGPHNPMGRVKLFFAPLYYIHGTPDAENIGRPASHGCVRMLNRDVVALAKLLHARHGGSLSEAEIARVLARPSEARASRLAAPVPLSIRYQPIVVEGGELKIFPDVYDRRRVHGEGVRQALLQAGYDGSSIGREEVRRVLERARAGKGVLSVPLAEAFAGLRRAPGAAAEALGTQAARPASLP
- a CDS encoding serine hydrolase, whose translation is MRYVPLLPVLLLAACASPTRAPAPVPAPGGGLDTAALARRLPALLDSGGIPGLAVAVLRDGRVAWARGFGVRREGSPGAVDENTVFEAASLSKPVFAYAVLRLVDQGRLELDRPLADYLPLPGLGDPRAARITARMALSHTTGLPNELHPGDSLALAFDPGASFRYSGEGYAYLQRVVEHVTGQPLERLARTLVFEPLGMARSSYVWEERLASDAAVGHGGGRIPRAPRRPAAARAPSSLHTTVSDYARFAAAVLAGEGLRDETAREMARAQARAAPRVAWGLGWAREELDAAPTLWHWGDNSDTGFTAFVMLSPARRGGVVWLANSTTGLSIAGPLLAITLPGPHVPLDSLGYERHDDPRRLVREEIDRVAAARGAAAALREHERLRARLPADRFDERLLNVLGYRMLERGRAADAVALFRANAELYPRSANVHDSLGEALAAAGDREGAVASYRRSLQLDPGNRNAVEQLRRLDAAP